Below is a genomic region from Biomphalaria glabrata chromosome 3, xgBioGlab47.1, whole genome shotgun sequence.
ACAGCTTTATGTTGTGTGGTTACATTAGCTgcgttcaacaaaaaaaaaatgtttttagattgaaaataatgtttttcattttaaatctaaaaagtaCACAAGACAAAAACCTGACCAGGAAGTGTAACGTTCAGACtgtatcacagacctatatagatctagatctccctCTGTTGATAGACTCATAAACTATTTAGTAAATAAACTAAGTCTTAAACTATGATTATAATGATCTAGACTCAACATCTCAAGAagaaattaccattctcaattactgattctagatctataaaatttaCTGACTGGACTGTAGCTGTAGCAGATTCTGTAGACTTTTTTAGTCATTTGCCTTAGGCCTTGACTGAGTCGCCTTGACTTggtcattttaattttagaGGGTGTCTACGACTAGTCACTAGTGACTCTaagagtctaagtctaagtgacTAGTCTACTCACAACTCAGACTACTCACTGGTAACTCACTAACTGACTCGTGACTGTCAGTGAGTCAGTGTCACTTAGAGTTAGATCTACTACTCTGCTCTAGTTAGACTTAGTTGACTTAGGCTTAGGACTTAAACTTATTATGACTTATACTTATACTGACTTAGGCTTAGGCTTACAGATCATCAAAGTTCTGACAACTTCTGAATGGGAATCTTATTCTAACACTCTTTAAATGTCTATAAATGTCCTATCATAGCCTATGAGTATGAATACTCTAACTCTAGTCTCTAGTAATACTATAGTATTACTAAGGTCTAAGCTAGTCAGTCTAAACTGTCTAAAGTCGACTCATACTCATAAGGTGATAGAACATACTAAATCTACATAGACTTCATGATATTGAGAGAGAGTGTTAGAATAAGATTCCCATTCAGAACTTTGATGATCTGTAATCCTAAATCTAGACCTActgatctatatctataatctatgttttattgtttattatttatatttactacATTTTCATTgctacatctctctctctattatatatctatagatTACTTAGACGACTTAGTCTTAACATATCTAGTCAGTCTAGACTCTCTATCTATGTCTtttgatctaaatctaagacgactaagatttaaatctagaatctatagattctatataaatttattatatagacaagacacacagaaagtctctggtcatccactgcaccctaACTCatccccggacgtcttgaccaaatcttgcttctgGGAAATGatgggctttagggcgagagacTGAGGTCGAtgtgttgcgcgaatcctcctcacttaaATCCGaattccagcgcaagtcactATTATATAGACTAGAATCGAGAAATATATCGAGACATAGAGTATAgtagatttataatttataataaatatatatagtattaCTTTTAGTACtaatactagtctagatctatcattctaTCTGTTAgtctattatattatatatctagagcctagatctactgtagttctatattctataatcactatagattatatatctattaatattatattatacgtAGTTACAATaactataatttattaattaggcTTCATCTCCTATTTTGTAATTGTGCTGTATTTCACATGGCCATACAAACTCTTTTGCGCCatgcatattttcccacatctaGTACAAACAAAGCCGTTTTTCGCAGAGGGTCTAGTCAGATTTTCTTTATGTCATCTGGCCCTTccttgggtctcaaatgtgtgtacTTTTTGGAgagctgtctctttcagaagcCATCTATTGCCAGCTGCTTTCTTCTTTGCCAATGAAGGCAAAAAGACACCTGATTGGATCTTTATAGTTCTACCTgggggatggctgcctggtcgtgcggtttgcgcgctagactgtcgttcggatttatcgacggtcgagggttcaaaccctgcccgctcccatcccccgtcgtcctgcgggaggtttggactaggaagtaaactatcttcaactctgaaggaacatccgaaatatgtaaaacattttacaaacaaacattttacatcttTTACAgattatgggcacgacatggcctaaattgtgccgatgtgccaaaaactcaaactcacatCTTTTACACCCTCCTACTTTAATCTCGTCAAAAAGATACTTATGAATCTGTActacaaatacaataatataaatatattaagaaATTTGATCTTGTCattatgttgttttattatatggtaatagacctttttttttctctccagcTATAATTGTTGAATAAGATGAGTTAGTATAGTCAGCTGATTTCTGAGTTAACATGAAAACTATGGAGGGACAGAAACGTAACAATGACCCATGGGCTCCTTTACCAGAAGTGGCAAGCCAACCAAATCCAGTAGAATGCAATTTTTCTcttggattttcttttgaagaTCCATTACATCAAAAGTTAGACTCTGAAAGATATATCAAATCACTTGGTAAGTTGAAACCCAcattttttctgttgttgttactgtagttacgctgaggtggtcaattgtagttaCACTGagtttccatttgattggatgaataaaaatgataaatttTAAAAGCACAAATCTATCCTGGAAATAAACAACCTAAAAAGTCTTGATATTCTAGAATTTCTTTAtatcatttaatttaataaattacagGTATCTTCGAATTTTGAAGAGTTATGGCAATCTTGTTAAAGTAAAAGCTCTTAAAATAGTGTATGTGCTCCTCCTGGTTAATACTAAATGCATAAAAGTATTcgatttttaaacattttatttgaccAAATGATTGttgtaatgttattttttttcatcctaaagaaatttttttttcaaattttattattttttttttataaagtacttTTGTTaagtaaagaaatttttttttaaaacctaattTCTTTTTCACAATTTCCTAGCATAGAATTTAATTTGTTCATAATCCAATGCAAAAATCTGATGACGAGCCAGCAATATCAGTTTCCTTAGACATTGCTTGTGGTAGCAGAGGGGTAATGTATACGACTGCTAATCCAAGGGGGTTAAGCTAAAAACTgtgttgtttaaattttaaaatgtcctGAGATCACTTATTTATAAGGAGTAATGTGATATTTGTTGGGTTAAGTAAAATTTTACGAGGTCATATAGCTGTCTGAACTAagacaaataataatttaaattatagaGCGCTGGtaacaaacatgatgtaggctcaaggcactgttataacattacaaacataatatTGACAGCTAAactgacaaactaatctaaaaaagtttttgaacCGATAGGTCTAAATGTTCTTGAATGTTGTGAAGTCTGTCCGACTGTAGAAACAGGTGATCAGGACAAAGACTTTAATCTTTCCCCTATGCATCTTAAGAATCCATGTAAAACAACTACTGCAGAGCTTGTTACACTCATTTGTTTTCCTCCCTAGCTTGGTAGCCAACTAAAACAAAGGGATCCTATTGCTTTAGTAAGGGATAAATGATGCTTAGGCTTCATTACAAATATCTATTATGTGCTAAGACCCCAATTCTGTAGACCTATaagtaaatgttttacatgctaGGGGTGTTATttctgagttgaagataatttacttcctaatcTAAGCCTCCTGCAGGACGATAGGGGAAGGCAGCGGATAGGGTATGAACCCTGAACCATCAAGAcaaccgaacaacagtccagcacTCTTACCGCATGACCAGGCTTATTAAACTGGACTCTTTGTAAATTGGACTAATAGTTACATTTTACATCTATTAATGCTTGTTTAATAGAATTTGtacttttttcttccttttcagAATCCAAATTGCAAAAATTAACAAGGGTGAAAAATAAAGATCCCTCTTCTAAAGACATCATATCTTCTTTGACGTTGTTTCATGATGATCAGATGAAACGTTACGTGGATGATTCTGCAGCGGGACTAAGTAGTCCATTGACTATGAATGCAATTTCTGAAGAGTCTCTTAATCCACTGAGCTATTTACAAAGAAAACTCTATCCTGAAAGACAGCCTTTAAGTGCTGAAGAGTTGCTGCAACTTTTACAGGAAGATGTTTTGGGGAAAATCTTTGAAGATTTGTCTAGTAGCTGTGAAtcttctaattcaaaaaaacaaaatgtttctttgGACTCTCTGCCACCACAAAACTGTCAAGAGACTTTGTGCAATATTCCGCAGGGCGTAAATGTTGTGAAGGATCAGCAGCAAGACTCAGTGTCTAGTTTGCCTGAACAAGAATCAGTGTCTAGTTTACCTGAGCAAGAATCAGTGTCTAGCTTACCTGAACAAGAATCAGTGTCTAGCTTACCTGAACAAGAATCAGTGTCTAGCTTACCTGAACAAGAATCAGGTGAAAACTGGGCTAACTTTGAAGACATGAATTCACAGTCGTCTAGCAGCAATACTTGTGTTTCTTGACTGACGGGGCCTTTAAGTCCTAGTGACATtatttgtgttttggacaactGATATGAAATAATGCTATTTGAATGATTCTCTTTAAACTTCTTGCAGGTCTTTGAATTTTGAAAAGAAACAGaatatctataaaaaaataatttttgtgtgttttgtggCTTATAGACAAGGGCTTTGCTGTCAAAGTGATGTATTCAATGCTAGAGATGCCATTTGTGTTTGATTGTTTAAATaaccataaaaaaatatatgaggTCAAATCCATTTGATGAGCCATTGAATAACCAGCCCAGCTCCTATTTCAGCCTAAACCTAAGGTACTGAAACATATATCCTACCATAATATGGAATCCATtggaacatacatacataactatttttgtgtgtacataattcagatttagaatttagtgaTCCAACATGTTAAAATGTTCAGGCATTAtaagtttataattttaaattcaatCAATAAACTTTccagaaggaaaaaaagaaataagcaatagaaaaaaaggatactttaaaaaaacaaagcttattttagGGAAAGAACTGCTAATTACAGTTATCTATCTGAAAGTTACAGGGTTAAGCCTaaccctttctgctatataaaacaaaattaattaattagtacttaatgattaactaattggttaatttttggattgattcgtgtattgaaATCAagtatgaataattatgcaaaatttccacttgatctgagaatgggaagtgggagaaaaaaagtgtCAAAATGTAGTAAGGGGATTAAGTCCATATATAAaacacatctctcattaagtagcatttattaccctcattttgatatcaaactagattattaatcaccaacaactaattggttaattttgttttattgattcatgtcttgtcaggttcaatgacaGTTGTGCAAAGTCttagcttgatccgaggatgggagaaaaacatgttcaaactttttaccagagtgagttgatagaagttttgtaaacaaaaaaaataaaaaaatactagtcatgtgatgtcatctgtttctatggctgagtgttaacaaggatgtcatggGTCCAGCACAACAGCTAACCACCTTTTCTTTacccaactgatgtcaggtaccctttagaacTGTGTATAATTCCAGTACTTGAGGTTGAGGCCCTCGGTTTGGATGCCAAGCATtgtaccactcatccaccactCTCCATTATAGAAGGTAGATGTggataaaatatttcaaatagagTATATGAAGTCCTTTATTGTTGCATTTATGgttagaaataaaacttttcatttttttttaacttggaaaaaaaacaacaaagcatattaataaatataaagcttTATTCTAAAATACCGGTACTATACgatattaatgttttaaaaactacaATGCTATTAATATTTGTTCATGCTGACACCAGCTATCATTCTGTCTGGTATCCAcagtctaaaaataaataaaaggtttAAACATTCTATTCATGCTTCCAAAATTAAAGCTTTATCATTTATCACATTGGCTAATCCACAGCAAGTAAAATTGACACCATTAAATTTGAAACAGAAAaggaaaaattattaatttttgttataattCTAACTTCTAAACTTACTAATACGGAATGGGTTGCCATAAAATAACCAAGGAAATCAaattaatttatcttttttttattaactagtatgacttaaaacaaaaaaaaggcataATTGTATTCATGGAAATCAAAAGttatctaatttaaaaagaattttttttttcagatttttttttagtgcagtGGGGTTGAATATGTTTATGACAGAATAGTTCTTTTTTtgacatttgtacattctaccctgttatggtaaaacttcaataacatttttgtttgtaatcagaaaaccttacttttggtatagaattataggagaatgcaagCTCTTTtcacaaaacacaaaaataaagttaaaaacaaaaattgattgAATTTAATGGGgttaaatcaacgatggtatcgttagttaggagagaaagagtgaagcATACTTATCTGAATCTCATGATAACTTTCATGAGGAAACATTCCCAACTCCATTTCCTCCTCCACTAACTCAGTGTCCACTTAAAAccaaatttctttttgttaaatgttAACCCTTTCCCTGCATATACACGAGCGCCTTCAACTTCTTTGAATAATTTAGTGTCTCTCTATGCCATCACCCAACAGTGACGTGGTGTCTTCAAACGATAATGCTATTAGACGTTGACTTACTGAAGTTGGCATTAACAATTGACGTAACGAAATGATGGAGTAGAACTATGACTCGTGGAATGTAAAGACGATGGCTACTGTGGAGATGGTAGCAAAGAGttatgtcttgtaattactctCCCAGTATGTATTAATGAATTGAAAAGGGGAGACGGGGTTGAAATCATCAGCTAGACCTTTTGAGTTAGTGTTAATGCTGTAAGATTCATAAACAGCTTGAGAAATAACGTTTCTACACGTTTCTGCCATAGAAATACATACCGGTATCAAGAATGTGCTAAAAGGTATCACGGAACATTAACACTTGAAGTGTTTCACATTGAAGGCGGACGGTAAAGCCATTCAGAAGAAATTGATTTGCACACAAGTGTAAACGATCTGTGAGTAGTTCGTTGATGAGGGATTTCTCTTGTTCCGTGAATGTGGATACATTTAACGTCAAATTTAAGAATGTGGATACCGTACATCAAGAATCTTCCATGATAGCCTACTTCCttgtcaaatatatatatatttttttttttgttttacatattttgggTGTTAGGCCTATTTCAAAATAGCCcaaaccatagacttatatataatatatagaccCTATATAAGTTTATGGCCCAAACATTCCAAATGACGTCCGGGTGGCGGAGGagtgagcgggggggggggggcaaagttcgaacccgggaccatcaagatgACACTCcagacaggggcggactgggtgtcaaaatcggcccgggcatttctataaaattcgacccacaaattctctatcatgtgatgggcatccatttctaggtgtatcggtccttaaaaatcattgttaagtttgataatgtatcgatatgcatgcatacagtgaactctatatctttataagcaATATAGagtctttttaaatcagcaattatgtaggccctaaaaagatgaagcctactagtaacactgtctacattctacattttattttcgggaaatgtgttagattaaaagagtattacactgcaatgtctgtgaaagatttttgtttaaacacgaTGCTCAGAGGACcttttatacaaataataatataataagaatattataaaaccttcaacaacttgatatgtgccatagtgacttcgatcaggcCTTTTCGGTGGCCCTatcggcccatttgggtaccggcccaccgggcatttgcccaaacgcccatatagccagtccgcccctgactcCAGAGCACATAAGACATGATCAGGCAGCCATCAAGTGTTACACTTTAAGGCCTACTCTTGTAGttaaatgaaaataatgtaatgaacTAATTCTATTGAAAGATGTGTAGCTCAAATAAAACCCCTGTTTGCAGGGGCGGACAGcgtgtcaaaatcggccaggGCATTACAATACGATTCGGCCCACAACTTGATTGCATGTGATATGCATAAAACTGAACGCATGAGAGCAAAGTTGAGTTTACTtaaagtaggcctaattgtaggcctatttctACATCTCTATGGCCTAAATAAACATTAAGGCTATACGAAACGtcattttgtaataaaaaatatattaagtcgCAATCTTAATACACAACACACAAAAGGTGCAGTGAGAAGACAAGTAAGCTGTAAATGTAAATTCAAACGTGAAGCTAAGTCCAGCGCTAGGGCATGTGACTTGTTGCTAGGAGGAGTTGTATCGGAGGACCACTGGTTCGTGCCCAGGtcagttaagttcccctttcagaccttgtgatctatagggcagatgatgtaagggtaatctgtttctgtggtcgacggttaactagggtgccatgtggcgagcacaacgaccaaccacttttactttccccccaATAAATGTCAGGTAGGCCTACCCgtattagagctggatggactcagaggcacccaaagatcccgaaattaaaaatctcataaTACGAATCTGGgtcccccggttcggaagccaagcgcttatcgctcatccaccgcgcctccatccTGGTCAGTGAAGTCCCTTATTCCGTTATATTTAATTCATAATTGTCTCCCTAGTGCTGcctttatatatgtaatatgtatgcaGCATTCATCTTTCAGATCTCAGCTtcacttttgtatttattcatGCATGAGATTATTAAGAGACAAGGGTGAAGAAAAAATGGCGAAACATAGTCAGGTCCAGACGGAATTTATAGATCTGCATAATTTGTTTCAGCAGTAGAAGCTTCAAACTCCATTTATATTTCGGCAGGAAATGGTAGCGGGCTTTCGTTCGTATCTGGGTCATTGTGACGACATTCCAAAGCGCAGCTTTTCAACCACAACAATGCTAATATTTTCTATCGTTTTTGGACTGAGAATAGGCGTccgtactagatctattctcaGCCAACAGGAAAAGCCCGATCTTCATTTATTGGAGATAAAATTTTACCATCTAatgtaaagtattttttgtattcGAATTGGTTCTGCTTAGATTCTATGTTATTGAAATGTAGACTTAGacgtttgttgttttgtttcagattttAAGATTATTAATCCTATAtcctaactagatctagatatacatcatagcccaaacctcccacagctGGCAGGTTAGAAATGGGTAATAcggtaattagatctagaatgactGTCTAAAACACGTCAACAGATTGAATAGTAGTACACGGGCTACCTAATAACCTAGCCTATATTGACTGAGTCTCAGCTATTCTGTCGTAAATGATTGTAACATAGAGAACTAGGTCTAGGGAGTGAGTAGATAAtgttaaagatctagatcagtgatgcccaacctttttcggccggcgggccattttaatttccgacactcgtgtcgcgggccacatcatgATCATCGTATAGATAAAAGAAATGGAAAAGATAATTAacgattttaaaaagttttattagaaacccgtagCACTATCAGGCCAACGTACACACTTAAGACGATTACGTAAGATCGGTTTCATCCGTTTTATCCATAATttgagcaactctgtagcttGCCCTTACGGaggactcattttcttgtctctttttttttttctcgtcagTTGCTCAACtcactcatcatcatcatcatcatcatcattcctttgggttcaaatcttggtgaagactgggatttttgaatttctggattttagggcacccagctttaatgagtacctgacaccCTACTTGTTTACTGTtggcaaaagaaaaagatgttCTCTATATATCATTTCCCTTACAAAtcgaaaggggaaactttacgtTACATGTAACACATACTTTTTTTCCATTTAATGTGTCTTCTTTGTTctcttatttctttttgtttgattttctttCAGAAAATTCTCATTTTGAAGTGTGAAACAGACTTTTTCCCTTCTTGGATTagttatgaatgaaagaaaattgATGAAACAAATTGCTTTCTTCAGTGATGGGCTGAACAAAAATTTATGGAAGTGGCTGATGTCTGTGTGCATATACTTCGCTGTGCTTTGCTTTTTGTGCTTTTTCTTGCCCTTTTCCAAGATTTTCACCGTAGTTCACAGCTATGAGTCTCTCTTTGACCAAGTTGAAGCAGCAACAGATGGACGACTCAGAGCAGCCAAACAATATTTTCAGACTCAAAACCCAGAATTGTCTTCCAGAATTTACTCAAATAGAATCAGCCAGgttaacattttgtttgctgT
It encodes:
- the LOC106054509 gene encoding uncharacterized protein LOC106054509, whose translation is MKTMEGQKRNNDPWAPLPEVASQPNPVECNFSLGFSFEDPLHQKLDSERYIKSLESKLQKLTRVKNKDPSSKDIISSLTLFHDDQMKRYVDDSAAGLSSPLTMNAISEESLNPLSYLQRKLYPERQPLSAEELLQLLQEDVLGKIFEDLSSSCESSNSKKQNVSLDSLPPQNCQETLCNIPQGVNVVKDQQQDSVSSLPEQESVSSLPEQESVSSLPEQESVSSLPEQESVSSLPEQESGENWANFEDMNSQSSSSNTCVS